A single Dechloromonas denitrificans DNA region contains:
- a CDS encoding nitrate reductase cytochrome c-type subunit yields MRLITALALAAGMLLGGVGGVGAQELVNEIGHVSIEGNSKVDMFRPEKDKESIPRNFQKQPPLIPHSIKGYNITQNFNKCMDCHSKERADETGATKVAKSHYLDREDKKLSNISPRRYFCMQCHVPQFDAKPLVENTYKPAAKKGE; encoded by the coding sequence ATGAGATTGATCACTGCACTGGCCTTGGCCGCAGGCATGCTCCTGGGAGGAGTTGGCGGCGTCGGCGCGCAGGAACTGGTGAATGAAATCGGTCATGTGTCGATCGAGGGGAATTCGAAGGTCGATATGTTCCGCCCGGAGAAAGACAAGGAGAGCATTCCGCGCAATTTCCAGAAACAGCCGCCGCTGATCCCGCACAGCATCAAGGGCTACAACATCACGCAGAACTTCAACAAGTGCATGGACTGCCACTCGAAAGAGCGCGCCGACGAAACCGGGGCGACCAAGGTTGCCAAGTCGCACTATCTTGACCGGGAAGACAAAAAGCTGAGCAATATTTCTCCCCGTCGCTACTTCTGCATGCAATGTCACGTACCGCAGTTCGACGCCAAGCCTCTGGTCGAAAACACTTATAAGCCAGCTGCCAAAAAGGGGGAATGA
- a CDS encoding NapC/NirT family cytochrome c has translation MSLEKYMPAWVKRIGLVTALLIFVAGIVFWGGFNWALEATNKEAFCISCHEMEENVFKEYQNTIHYTNRTGVRATCPDCHVPKEWGPKMIRKMQASNEVLHKILGSVDTPEKFNKKRHELAQHEWDRMKASDSRECRNCHRFDYMDYTEQGNRAARMHPKAFDEGKTCIDCHKGIAHQLPAIDQHIGTQNEGAVAISHGEKPAEAVEAAEKK, from the coding sequence ATGAGTCTCGAAAAATATATGCCCGCCTGGGTCAAGCGGATTGGCTTGGTGACTGCGCTGTTGATTTTCGTCGCCGGTATTGTCTTCTGGGGCGGTTTCAACTGGGCGCTGGAGGCAACCAACAAGGAGGCTTTCTGTATTTCCTGTCACGAGATGGAAGAAAACGTTTTCAAGGAATACCAGAACACCATCCACTACACCAACCGGACCGGGGTGCGCGCCACTTGTCCGGATTGTCACGTGCCCAAGGAATGGGGCCCGAAGATGATCCGCAAGATGCAGGCCTCGAACGAAGTGCTGCACAAGATTCTGGGCAGCGTCGATACGCCGGAGAAATTCAACAAGAAGCGTCACGAACTGGCGCAGCATGAATGGGATCGCATGAAGGCCAGCGATTCCCGCGAATGCCGCAACTGCCATCGTTTCGACTACATGGATTACACCGAGCAGGGCAATCGTGCTGCCCGTATGCATCCGAAGGCCTTTGACGAGGGCAAAACCTGTATCGACTGCCACAAGGGCATCGCTCACCAGTTGCCGGCGATTGACCAGCATATCGGCACGCAAAACGAGGGGGCTGTGGCCATTTCGCACGGCGAGAAGCCGGCCGAGGCTGTCGAGGCTGCCGAGAAAAAATAG
- a CDS encoding HU family DNA-binding protein, with protein MNKSELVEVAAKEAGITKAAADKALSAIIGAVVQTVSKGESVTLVGFGTFKSAQRAARTGKNPKTGATLKIPATTVPKFTAGTAFKAAVAPKKPAAKKK; from the coding sequence ATGAATAAATCCGAGCTGGTCGAAGTTGCTGCAAAAGAAGCTGGTATTACCAAGGCTGCTGCCGATAAGGCGTTGTCAGCTATTATCGGTGCGGTCGTCCAGACTGTATCCAAGGGGGAATCTGTTACTCTCGTCGGTTTCGGTACGTTCAAGTCAGCGCAGCGCGCAGCGCGCACCGGCAAGAATCCCAAAACCGGCGCTACGCTCAAGATCCCGGCAACCACGGTGCCGAAATTTACCGCCGGTACTGCTTTCAAGGCTGCCGTTGCCCCCAAGAAGCCCGCTGCCAAGAAGAAATAA
- a CDS encoding UbiH/UbiF family hydroxylase: MQQFDLIIVGGGLAGASLALALRDSRLRIALVETQAPHPPANWDARIYAISPANVSFLEAIGAWKHLDMTRVTPIRAMRVHGDGGGRIDFSAFETGVSELGWILESSLMACEFWESAKRQANLALFCPAKPAQLELRQDAAVLSLSDGAVLSGKLLVGADGRDSWVRQAAGLAAVNTPYGEKGLVANFATEKPHRNIAYQWFRDDGVLAYLPLPGNRISIVWSTRDEHADDLCALLPEQLCDRVAEAGEHVLGGLELLTPAVAFPLRLMRVPQTVAPRLALVGDAAHGIHPLSGHGINLGFQDVSELAKLLSNAQPWFDIGQERFLQRYQRARREETVLMQSATDGLHRLFRDSSPGLGPLRNLGLNLTNRLPFVKNSLVRYALGAF, from the coding sequence ATGCAGCAATTTGATCTGATCATTGTCGGCGGCGGTCTGGCTGGCGCCAGTCTGGCGCTTGCGCTGCGCGACTCGCGCCTACGCATCGCGCTGGTGGAAACTCAAGCACCGCACCCGCCGGCGAACTGGGATGCGCGCATCTATGCGATCAGCCCGGCCAACGTTTCCTTTCTCGAAGCGATCGGCGCCTGGAAGCATCTGGACATGACGCGCGTTACCCCGATTCGGGCAATGCGGGTGCATGGCGATGGCGGTGGAAGAATCGATTTTTCGGCGTTCGAGACCGGTGTTTCCGAACTGGGCTGGATACTCGAGTCGTCGCTAATGGCCTGCGAATTCTGGGAAAGCGCCAAACGCCAGGCCAACCTCGCGCTCTTCTGTCCGGCCAAGCCGGCCCAACTGGAGTTGCGTCAGGATGCCGCCGTGCTCTCGTTGAGCGATGGTGCGGTGCTTTCCGGAAAGTTGCTGGTCGGAGCCGATGGGCGCGATTCCTGGGTGCGCCAGGCGGCCGGATTAGCTGCGGTCAATACGCCCTATGGCGAAAAAGGTCTGGTCGCCAACTTTGCGACGGAAAAGCCGCATCGCAATATTGCTTATCAATGGTTTCGTGACGACGGCGTGCTGGCTTATTTGCCTTTGCCCGGGAACCGTATCTCGATCGTCTGGTCGACACGGGATGAACACGCTGACGACCTCTGTGCGCTGTTACCGGAGCAGTTGTGCGATCGAGTTGCCGAGGCTGGCGAGCATGTCCTTGGTGGGCTCGAATTGCTGACGCCGGCCGTTGCCTTTCCCTTGCGCTTGATGCGTGTCCCGCAGACGGTGGCGCCCCGCCTCGCGCTGGTTGGCGATGCGGCGCACGGTATTCATCCGCTCTCCGGTCATGGCATCAACCTCGGCTTCCAGGATGTGAGTGAGTTGGCGAAGCTGTTGTCCAATGCACAACCGTGGTTCGATATCGGTCAGGAGCGTTTCCTGCAACGTTATCAGCGCGCCCGGCGTGAAGAAACTGTCCTGATGCAGTCGGCAACCGACGGTTTGCACCGGCTGTTTCGCGACTCGTCGCCCGGCTTGGGGCCGTTGCGTAATCTCGGGTTGAACCTGACCAATCGCCTGCCTTTTGTAAAAAATTCCCTGGTGCGTTACGCATTGGGTGCCTTCTAG
- a CDS encoding DsbC family protein, producing MLKKLLPLVLMLAFASQAVADEADIKKAMEAKLGTKIESVTKSGYLGLYEVYADGNILYTDEKMTAFIAGGQLIEGKSMKNVTEERMRKLTAIRFGDLPFERAIKQVRGDGKRVLATFEDPNCGYCKRLAKDLQKLDNVTIYTFLLPILSEDSIRKSKQIWCSADRAKTWNDWMLDGKAPAGRDDCDTSAVSKNQEFGRKLSISGTPTMFFGDGERVPGAMPLARIEQRLSQVK from the coding sequence ATGTTGAAAAAGCTGTTGCCGCTCGTCCTGATGCTGGCCTTTGCTTCACAGGCTGTGGCGGATGAAGCGGACATCAAGAAGGCGATGGAGGCCAAGCTCGGCACCAAGATCGAAAGCGTCACCAAGTCGGGATATCTCGGGCTTTACGAAGTGTATGCTGACGGAAATATTCTTTATACCGACGAGAAGATGACGGCTTTCATCGCTGGCGGTCAGTTGATCGAAGGCAAGTCGATGAAAAACGTCACCGAGGAGCGCATGCGCAAGCTGACGGCCATCCGCTTTGGCGATCTGCCGTTTGAGCGTGCCATCAAGCAGGTGCGCGGCGATGGCAAGCGGGTGCTGGCGACCTTCGAGGATCCGAACTGCGGTTACTGCAAGCGGCTGGCCAAGGATCTCCAGAAGCTGGATAACGTCACGATATACACCTTCCTGTTGCCGATCCTGTCTGAAGATTCGATTCGCAAGTCGAAGCAGATCTGGTGTTCGGCTGATCGCGCCAAGACCTGGAATGACTGGATGCTTGATGGCAAGGCACCGGCCGGCCGGGACGATTGCGATACCTCGGCGGTCAGTAAAAATCAGGAATTCGGTCGCAAGTTGAGTATTTCCGGAACGCCAACCATGTTCTTCGGCGATGGCGAACGCGTGCCGGGCGCAATGCCGCTGGCGCGTATCGAGCAGAGGCTCAGCCAAGTCAAGTAG